Genomic window (Gadus macrocephalus chromosome 13, ASM3116895v1):
catccatcgaTTAACTCATCCATCCTTATCTATtcatccacccacccatccatctaTTAACTCATCCATCCTTATCTagtcatccacccatccatctatTAACTCATCCATCCTTATCTATtcatccacccacccatccatctaTTAACTCATCCATCCTtatctattcatccatccatcttttaACCCATCCATCCTTATCTagtcatccacccatccataaACGTCGCCCTCCTgggccccccctccgccccccctacCTGGTAGCTGTTGTGGTCGGTGGTGAGCTGGGTCTTCACCTGCTGCAGGGCCGCCTCCTTCTCAGACAGCCCGTCGGAGGCCAGCTGCTGCGGGTCGGCGGGGATCTCGGAGCCCTGGGAGAGCAGGTCATCGCTCTTGTCGTCCAGCCGCTCGTCCGTGTTGGTGCTGACCACGTCGGGCGTGCCGCTGTGGGAGTGGTCCGTGGTGttgccctcctcctcgccgtccGACACCGACAGGTTCTCCGAGCTGAAGGTGGACAGCGACTGGCACTTGGTCATGCTCACCGGACGCCTGGGGGAGCGAGGAGAGCACGGTGAACCGGGGGCTTCTCTTCCCACCAATATCCGGATGGTTTGACCGTGTGCCGTGACAGTATGTTTGGGGTGCTTTTTGGGGTATGAAACAGAAGCGAGCGCAGGAATACGGCGTTGCTTATCGCTATGTCAGTGGCTCCCTGCGCGGTGCTGCGTTAAAACAACACGATTCTGTTGGTTTTTTGGGTTGTGCGAAAAATATGAAGTGAAATTTGTGGTCTGTGTGCTTTAGGCTTCAGGAAGAATCGCAGTATTGTATCTGGTAGGCACAAAACCTCTTTCTACATGTCATCACAACTCGTGAACTTGTTTCCTATCATAGGAACAATAGGTCATAGGAAAATACATGAAAGAAATTAGGTTTCTTAGCATGAATATAATTGTTTAAtcttaaaatatgaataaatcaCAATATAAGAGCCATCAGGTAGTCATGAACAATGCATTTATATCTCATTATAACATGCTTCTCTTGAAAGTGCTGCTTTTATTTGGGGGTTGGTAAATGTTCAAGGCAAGGTAATGATGTTTTTCTCCACCAAATGGAGAGAGTAAATTGGCAGACATAGAGCTTGGTACCAACAATAGTTAGTTCCAGTGTATGTTGAAGCATTTAGCAAACCCTCACCGTCTCCGTGGCAACTCCACTTCGCTGTccacttctccctcctcctcttctgaggACAATCCACGTCTCTGTGAATTTAGATCAGCCATGTTGAAGTGGAAAGCTTTTTCAATCATTCAGCATGCACATCCTGCTTGACCGGCCACTCGACCTTCTGTGGCACAATGCGATGCTGATGACACTTAAAGTCCATCAGACACGTCGGACAATTAGAAGTGTCTGGTGTATTTAATTGGCTCTCAGTCAAAAAACATCCTTCCATCTATTTGTGATTCCGATTCTGAACAAAACCAGTACATTGTTTTGGTGCATCGAGGAGAATGGGACTATTCACAAAATGTTCTAAGAACCAAACCCTTTAAATATAATCTCTATTACCTGGAGTCCAAAGAGCAACGCAGAATTGTGAACATAATAAACCATAAATAATATAGGTCTTGTCACTATGTATGCAATGAAGCTCTATGAGAATATTGTTCTATAGAAGTTATAGGATAACTAAATATATAATGGAGCTGTATGAGTATATAAATCTGTTTTAACTATATATTGAAGCTCTGTGAGGATGTAGTTCTATTTTAACTCTATATATTGAAGCTCTGTGAGGGTACAGTTCTGTTTTAACTCTACATATTGAAGCTCTGTGGGGGTACAGTTCTGTTTTAACTCTACATATTGAAGCTCTGTGGGGGTACAGTTCTGTTTTAACTCTACATATTGAAGCTCTGTGGGGGTCCAGTTCTGTTTAAGCCCACCTGACTGCGGGTGACTGCCGCCCGGTACAGCAGCGCCGACGGCGTGAGCCTCTGGCTCCGGGGCGAGCGCATGATCCCCgccgtcacctcctccttctcctccccgtcgtggtggtggtggtggtgggggggcggaCGGGGGTTCCCCATGGCCGAGGACCCCCGGCTGGCCGTGGTCACGGGCCCGGCTGCCGCCCCCCTCCCGCAGGGGGAGTCGGGGCTGCTGGAGAAGGGGACGGACGCCGCGTCCTCGCTGGGCGTGTTGCTGCGCGGCGGGGGCGTCTCCGCCCGCTcctcggctcctccccttcTGCCCCCGTCGCCCGGGCGGCCCCCCGGGCTCGCCCTCCTCccgtcttcccctccctcccctcctcccccgtcccctccccctcccaggccGGCCGAGGCGCTCtggctcccccctctctccaggccCGCGCCCGTTttcccgccgccgcctccgccgcgACCGTCGACCTCCAGCGTGGAGGAGATGAGGTcggggctggaggaggacaTCTTCTTGAGCAGCAGGTCGTGCTGCAGGCCGCGCAGGGCGGCGCTGGGGTCCAGGTGCTGCTTGCTGCTGGGCAccgaggtggagctggaggtggaggtggtggtggtggtggtggcggcggcggagaccagccccagggaggaggacagcgTGGCCTTGAGCTGCGCCAGGTCGCCGCTGCTGCCCTTGCCCGCCTTGCGGTAGCGGGGCTTGGCGCGGCGCGAGCGGCCGGGCGAGGTGGAGCCCTTGGTGGGGATGGTGACCTGGGTCATGGAGGAGTCCAGCTTGGGCAGGATCACCTCGGACTTGAGCAGGTCCGGCCTGTGGGACGGAGGCAGGTGCATCGGTGAATATCACATCACTTTGATGTTGTGCAACATGGAGGAAGcacgagaaagagaaagacgtAAAGATATCTCTGCTTTATTCTTGCTTTCTTTTTATGATATaatgttgttattttattgttatattatattattattgttgttattattgtacaGAATAATACTCATCCCTGAAATATATACCGTACTTTAAACCACTTCATCGGCTTTGACATTTTTTCCATTGTTTCCTTTTTGAAACTGCTGAATAATCGTTCATGTTTATTCCCCACGCCCAAAGAATTGAATTAAACTGACACACACCTCTTGCTGTGTATGGGCAGTTTCTGGGGGACGTTGCGCTTCTTCATCAGCTTCTCCATGGAGTTGGACGAGCCGCTCTGTCTGGAGCTGTGGTGCTTCTGGAAGACGCCGGGGTACTTCTTGTCCAGAGACTGCTCCCTCCTGcaggtcacacacaaacacacacaaacacacacacataatagcCATCAGGGCCCCGAAGGTCAACGAGTTAAGTAGATGTAGCTCATCGGGACATTTTACTGACCCCTATTAACCCTATTCAATTTATTGCGGTCCCAATCTGGTAATTAGCAGGGCGCATAAATCAACTTCCCTCGACGAAAATCGGATTATTACAATCTAAATGAATTTAATAATGAGTATCTAGGATTTTTTTAAGAACTATTTGCAATTCTGCAATCCCATTGAAAAAAAcgtaattaatattatttctTAAACTGCCGTGTGTGACGCATCATCATAACGCTTGGCGCCACCATCAGCAATACAACTCGCCTATCTGCATACACTGATTCTCTTCTCATCCAGCTGGTACTGGGCCCGTGACCCGCTCTGAGCACCCTGTGTATCAACGTCAAGCGTCCCTACTTGAGCAGCTCCTTCTCCTTGAGCTCCAGCTGCAGCATGACGGCGTTGAGCTCCATGTACAGGTTGTTGGCTCTCTCCAGCTTCCTCTCGTAGTGCTCCCGGATGTCCAGCGCGTGCCTGCAGCAACCCACAGAGCACCGAGGGGGAGACACATAAGGGACAGTGTAGCTGGGAGTCCACGGACCCGCTCTGTGCACTCTGTGTATCAGTGCTCAGTGTGGTGTTGAGGCTGGAACATCAATGGGGCGTACGCTATATAAATGATATCGGCCATTTGGTGAATGCTGTTAGCAGAAGCGTTTTATGTTATTGTGGGTGCAAGCATTTCTTTGCATGGTGGTGCCCTGGTGGTGCCCTGGTGGTGCCCtggtggtgcccccccccccccccccccctactatcAGTGTTACTATTCATGGGCCGTGCTCGTGCCTCTTAACGATGGAGCCACGCAGCACCATAACACACAGGACCAGAGTGTCCATGTGCATTGTGTTAGTGGTGTAGTGTGGAATGCGTGACATCATCGCTATGCAATGAATGAGGTCCATATGAGCACTGCGGCCGTGGACACAGGGTTGGCTATGCACATCTGTACcgtccatcagctcctcctcccctcatccaCTCAACCATGTTTGAATATGAATATTATGATAACttgtacagtatatatgtattattgcAGCATTCTTCCAAGAAAGGGTTCCAATCCAGGATAGCTTAacttactttatttgttaaagtatttcggtatggtaactacggagcaaaaggaggtggacgcgtgttgaacacgtgctgagcgtctcccAGCTGATCACAAACATTAACCCTTTGTCTGCTACAGCTAGAAGATTCTGACGAGTTTGAGCTCACAGCTGGCTATTATGGTCAGATCCACGTGGCCTGTGTaaagtgggcggagccggtgtgacgtattaccctcggcttcctcacttgtctgtggtgctgccttctgtggatggagcagctattgcagccttcagtaaggtcctgctccccttgtggctatgtatagtatttacggcttatatgtttggtcctgcttcctaggggctatgtgggggcagctcaggttcttaaaatacgtaacagtatatagtatatattttcACCAAAGCATGGTTGAgtgcttgattctgattggttcaaAACTTTAGTATGTGCATCCATTTACAATAACAAACTATTTACCAGCACCGCTGAAGAATGTGACCGGGTAAGCTAAATTACATAAATAAAACCGAATAATATTACAGAGGAAAGTAACTTATATCTAATCATTAATGGTAAGAGTGGTATAGGGGGGATAAGCTCTCTGGGCTTTCCCGTTATTGGAACATGAAGGAGCTTACGATGTGTGTGACTGAATATTGAGTCCAtacgtgtagtgtctgtaggaGGGGGGCGGGCCTCACCTCAGCTCCTCCCTGCGCCGGATGATCAGCTCCTCGTCCAGCCGGTGGAGACACGTCCCCTCAGACTTGATCTTCTCAAAGTGTTGTCTCACCTCCTCCCGCCACTCTgcctgcacgcgcacacacacgcacgcacgcaaacgcacgcacacacaaaccacacaccccGTCAGAGCCGTGACTCACAAACAGAGACCTTGgaagtcctgtgtgtgtttttatacatGCAAATATTTATACAAAATGCACAACTTTGGTAATCttagtgcacgtgtgtgtctgtgtgttttttatggGCCTCTTTCACAATGCAAGCAAAGGTGGCTCATATGTGCCTCAAATAAGGCTTCATTATGACAGTGTGAATAGCACAAATCACGTGAAATCACATATTTTCAATTCTGCTTTGAGCCACTATCATACGTTGTCCTGATTCAGACACAGGTCTCATTCTGTGCCATGTGACCCTCATATTCATCACAATTCTGCACTGGCAGGAGGCACTCTGAATACAAATATGGAGCACAGCTGCGATGGAGGTGTTCAGTGGAGGGACAGTGTGAATCGTAGTTAACGGTAGTGATGTAGCATAAAGTAGCCTTTGACCTCCTGCCATTTTGGACGAAGCCGTTCCTGTCCCCGAGCCCACCGCTCCTGGCTCTGACACCGCGGCCACATTGCTCTGCAGAGGAGCCTCAGAAGAGAGCAGTGGGAGCAGAGCTATCCTCTCCCAAGGCTCCCGCTGGCCATCCACTTATCAATGAACCCGCACACACCTCCATGAGGCCTTCCCTACGGCAGCGTGCCGTGTGTGGCCTTTTTTGTTCTTTTGAGCCTTCAGGTCTATTCAGACTGTGACAAATCCACACTGTTATCTGATCTCtgccacatttaaaaaaaaaaagatcctaCAGCCAAACAAAGAAATCGGATCTGAGCAGTAAATCTGGATTTCAGCACCAAGGCTTACAGCAACTACGGACGAACATAAACCCAAACAGACAATCGGGAAAGTCGGATCTATTGGCGAGTGtgatcatatatgtatgtatctattcAAAACCATACTTCCGTCTAATTTCTTCTCCTCAAACAGAGCAGCAACAAGAGCAGCGCCAGCATTTGTATCCTATGAGGGCCtaaaagatttattttttataatcctATTTCTTATTCTTATGAGCCAAACTAATAAGACTAATGTGTTGTCATCCCCCCAGAAACCATTCATGGTG
Coding sequences:
- the LOC132471308 gene encoding mitogen-activated protein kinase kinase kinase 12-like isoform X2, with the translated sequence MALVHEPRSSSPSLSCFNSPLSDGPPLRHLDAQTPCTPEMDLTPTQCVLRNVLSIATGAAPEPEGGGGGGGAGRGRSGQSPTPSEEQQEQHFANSVLKLHDNEGGPGGRGTEGEGGQDPESSAVRSQLQFHPHHGGGGFLEGLFGCLRPVWTMIGKAYSTEHKHNLEELWEVPFEEISDLQWVGSGAQGAVFLGKLHGQEVAVKKVRDIKETDIKHLRKLKHPNIITFKGICTQAPCYCILMEYCAQGQLYEVLRAGRKIVPSLLMDWAMGIAGGMNYLHLHKIIHRDLKSPNMLITYDDLVKISDFGTSKELFDKSTKMSFAGTVAWMAPEVIRNEPVSEKVDIWSFGVVLWEMLTGEVPYKDVDSSAIIWGVGNNSLQLPVPETCPDGFKILLRQCWSSKPRNRPSFRQILLHLDIASADILSTPQETYFQTQAEWREEVRQHFEKIKSEGTCLHRLDEELIIRRREELRHALDIREHYERKLERANNLYMELNAVMLQLELKEKELLKREQSLDKKYPGVFQKHHSSRQSGSSNSMEKLMKKRNVPQKLPIHSKRPDLLKSEVILPKLDSSMTQVTIPTKGSTSPGRSRRAKPRYRKAGKGSSGDLAQLKATLSSSLGLVSAAATTTTTTSTSSSTSVPSSKQHLDPSAALRGLQHDLLLKKMSSSSPDLISSTLEVDGRGGGGGGKTGAGLERGGSQSASAGLGGGGDGGGGEGGEDGRRASPGGRPGDGGRRGGAEERAETPPPRSNTPSEDAASVPFSSSPDSPCGRGAAAGPVTTASRGSSAMGNPRPPPHHHHHHDGEEKEEVTAGIMRSPRSQRLTPSALLYRAAVTRSQRRGLSSEEEEGEVDSEVELPRRRRPVSMTKCQSLSTFSSENLSVSDGEEEGNTTDHSHSGTPDVVSTNTDERLDDKSDDLLSQGSEIPADPQQLASDGLSEKEAALQQVKTQLTTDHNSYQQVLYDDSDCDSTELDHSGSAEPGCPPAQW
- the LOC132471308 gene encoding mitogen-activated protein kinase kinase kinase 12-like isoform X1, which gives rise to MALVHEPRSSSPSLSCFNSPLSDGPPLRHLDAQTPCTPEMDLTPTQCVLRNVLSIATGAAPEPEGGGGGGGAGRGRSGQSPTPSEEQQEQHFANSVLKLHDNEGGPGGRGTEGEGGQDPESSAVRSQLQFHPHHGGGGFLEGLFGCLRPVWTMIGKAYSTEHKHNLEGRPSVELWEVPFEEISDLQWVGSGAQGAVFLGKLHGQEVAVKKVRDIKETDIKHLRKLKHPNIITFKGICTQAPCYCILMEYCAQGQLYEVLRAGRKIVPSLLMDWAMGIAGGMNYLHLHKIIHRDLKSPNMLITYDDLVKISDFGTSKELFDKSTKMSFAGTVAWMAPEVIRNEPVSEKVDIWSFGVVLWEMLTGEVPYKDVDSSAIIWGVGNNSLQLPVPETCPDGFKILLRQCWSSKPRNRPSFRQILLHLDIASADILSTPQETYFQTQAEWREEVRQHFEKIKSEGTCLHRLDEELIIRRREELRHALDIREHYERKLERANNLYMELNAVMLQLELKEKELLKREQSLDKKYPGVFQKHHSSRQSGSSNSMEKLMKKRNVPQKLPIHSKRPDLLKSEVILPKLDSSMTQVTIPTKGSTSPGRSRRAKPRYRKAGKGSSGDLAQLKATLSSSLGLVSAAATTTTTTSTSSSTSVPSSKQHLDPSAALRGLQHDLLLKKMSSSSPDLISSTLEVDGRGGGGGGKTGAGLERGGSQSASAGLGGGGDGGGGEGGEDGRRASPGGRPGDGGRRGGAEERAETPPPRSNTPSEDAASVPFSSSPDSPCGRGAAAGPVTTASRGSSAMGNPRPPPHHHHHHDGEEKEEVTAGIMRSPRSQRLTPSALLYRAAVTRSQRRGLSSEEEEGEVDSEVELPRRRRPVSMTKCQSLSTFSSENLSVSDGEEEGNTTDHSHSGTPDVVSTNTDERLDDKSDDLLSQGSEIPADPQQLASDGLSEKEAALQQVKTQLTTDHNSYQQVLYDDSDCDSTELDHSGSAEPGCPPAQW
- the LOC132471308 gene encoding mitogen-activated protein kinase kinase kinase 12-like isoform X3, whose product is MALVHEPRSSSPSLSCFNSPLSDGPPLRHLDAQTPCTPEMDLTPTQCVLRNVLSIATGAAPEPEGGGGGGGAGRGRSGQSPTPSEEQQEQHFANSVLKLHDNEGGPGGRGTEGEGGQDPESSAVRSQLQFHPHHGGGGFLEGLFGCLRPVWTMIGKAYSTEHKHNLEELWEVPFEEISDLQWVGSGAQGAVFLGKLHGQEVAVKKVRDIKETDIKHLRKLKHPNIITFKGICTQAPCYCILMEYCAQGQLYEVLRAGRKIVPSLLMDWAMGIAGGMNYLHLHKIIHRDLKSPNMLITYDDLVKISDFGTSKELFDKSTKMSFAGTVAWMAPEVIRNEPVSEKVDIWSFGVVLWEMLTGEVPYKDVDSSAIIWGVGNNSLQLPVPETCPDGFKILLRQCWSSKPRNRPSFRQILLHLDIASADILSTPQETYFQTQAEWREEVRQHFEKIKSEGTCLHRLDEELIIRRREELRHALDIREHYERKLERANNLYMELNAVMLQLELKEKELLKREQSLDKKYPGVFQKHHSSRQSGSSNSMEKLMKKRNVPQKLPIHSKRPDLLKSEVILPKLDSSMTQVTIPTKGSTSPGRSRRAKPRYRKAGKGSSGDLAQLKATLSSSLGLVSAAATTTTTTSTSSSTSVPSSKQHLDPSAALRGLQHDLLLKKMSSSSPDLISSTLEVDGRGGGGGGKTGAGLERGGSQSASAGLGGGGDGGGGEGGEDGRRASPGGRPGDGGRRGGAEERAETPPPRSNTPSEDAASVPFSSSPDSPCGRGAAAGPVTTASRGSSAMGNPRPPPHHHHHHDGEEKEEVTAGIMRSPRSQRLTPSALLYRAAVTRSQRRGLSSEEEEGEVDSEVELPRRRRPVSMTKCQSLSTFSSENLSVSDGEEEGNTTDHSHSGTPDVVSTNTDERLDDKSDDLLSQGSEIPADPQQLASDGLSEKEAALQQVKTQLTTDHNSYQVLYDDSDCDSTELDHSGSAEPGCPPAQW